The window GTTCGGCGTCGCCGACGAGGAGACCACCTCGAACGAGCGCACGCCGCTGGAGAACCTGCCGGAAGCTGACGCTAATGGCGTTGCGACTTTCCCGGTCACGCTCGACAAGCAGCCGGCCTCGACGCGGCCGCAGGAGGCGCAGATCTTTGTGCGCATGGTCGAGACCGGCGGCCGCGCCGTTGAACGCAAGATCGTGCTGCCGGTCGCGCCTGCTGCTGCCATGATCGGCATCAAGCCGCTGTTCGGCGATAAGAACGTCGCCGAGGGCGACAAGGCCGAGTTCGATGTCGTGTTCGTCTCGCCCGAGGGTGAGAGGCTTCGCCGCGATGGCCTGCGCTACGAGCTCCTGAAAATGGAGTCGCGCTACCAATGGTATCGCCAGAGCAATTACTGGGAGTACGAGCCAGTCAAATCGACCTCGCGCGTCTCCGACGGCGACGTGACCGTCGCCGCGGACAAGCCGTCGCGGATTTCGCTGAGCCCAAAGCCCGGCCGCTACCGGTTGGACGTGAAGTCGAACGACGCCGACGGGCCGGTGACCTCGGTGCAGTTCGACGTCGGCTGGTATTCCGACGGCAGCGCCGACACGCCGGACCTCCTGGAGACCTCGGTCGACAAGCCGCAATACGCCTCGGGCGACATGATGACCGTGTCGGTCAACGTCCGTAGTGCCGGCAAGCTGACCGTCAACGTGCTCGGCGATCGCCTGCTGACGACGCAGACCATCGACGTCAAGGAAGGCACCGCGCAGGTGAAGCTCCCGGTCGGCAAGGATTGGGGCACCGGCGCCTATGTGGTGGCGACGCTGCGCCGTCCGCTCGATGCGGCCGCGCAACGCATGCCGGGCCGTGCCATCGGCCTCAAATGGTTCGGCATCGACAAGCAGACCCGCACGTTACAAGTGAAGCTGACGCCGCCGGCTCTGATCCGGCCGAATGGGATGTTGAAGATCCCGGTCAAGCTCGACGGGCTCAATCCGGGCGAGGACGCCAAGATCGTCATCGCCGCGGTCGACGTCGGCATCCTCAACCTCACCAATTACAAGCCGCCGGCGCCGGACGACTATTATCTCGGTCAGCGCCGCCTGAGCGCGGAGATCCGCGATCTCTATGGGCAACTCATCGACGGCATGTCGGGCACGCGCGGGCAGATCAAGTCCGGCGGCGACGCCGGTGCCGCCGAGCTCCAGGGCTCGCCGCCCGCCCAAAAGCCGCTCGCGCTCTATTCGGGCATCGTCACCGTTGCCGCCGACGGCACGGCAGAAGTGAGCTTCGACATTCCGGAGTTCGCCGGCACCGCGCGCGTGATGGCGGTGGCGTGGACCGCGACCAAGCTCGGTCGTGCCAACACCGATATCGTGATCCGCGACCCTGTCGTGCTGACCACGACCCTGCCGCGCTTCCTGCTCAACGGCGACCACGGCACGGTCAATCTCGAGATCGACAATGTCGAGGGGCAGGCGGGCGACTACGTCATCAACGTGAAGACGGGCGGGCCGGTGAAGATGACCGGCAATCCCGCAACCACGGTCAAGCTCGCCGCCAAGCAGCGCAACTCCTTCTCGCTGGCCATCGATGCGACGGCGGCGGGGCAGGCGACGCTCGACGTAGACATCAAGGGGCCGAATGGCCTGGCGCTGGCGCGCCACTATGCGCTCGACGTCAAGGCGGCGACGCAAGTTCTGGCGCGGCGCTCGATCCGGACGCTCGCAAAGGGTGAGAGCCTGACGTTGACCTCGGATATGTTCGCCGATCTCGTGCCGGGTACCGGCAGCGTCTCGGTCTCGGCCAGCCTGTCGACTGCGCTTGATGCGGCGACGATCCTCAAGGCGCTCGATCGCTATCCCTATGGCTGCTCGGAGCAGATCACGAGTCGGGCGATGCCGTTGCTCTATGTCAACGATCTCGCTGCCGGCGCGCATCTGGCCATGGACACCGAAGTCGACCAGCGGATCCGCGACGCAATTGAGCGGCTTTTGGCCCGTCAGGGCTCCAATGGCTCGTTCGGGCTGTGGTCGGCAGGCGGTGACGACGCGTGGCTCGATGCGTATGTGACGGACTTCCTGACCCGCGCCCGCGAAAAGGGGTTTGTGGTGCCGGATGTGCTGTTCAAGACCGCGCTGGATCGTATCCGCAACTCCGTCGTCAACGGTAATGAGCCGGAGAAGGACGGCGGCCGCGATCTCGCCTACGGCCTCTATGTGCTTGCGCGGAACGGCGCGGCGCCAATCGGCGACCTCCGCTATCTCGCCGACACCAAGCTCTCCAACCTCGCAACTCCCATCGCGAAATCGCAGCTCGCCGCCGCGCTCGCGCTGGTCGGCGACCGCAACCGCGCGGAGCGGGTCTATGGCGCAGCCCTCGACAGTCTCGCCCCAAAGCCGGTGCTGGAGTTCGGCCGCACCGACTATGGCTCGCAGCTCCGCGATGCCGCAGCGCTGGTGTCGCTTGCCAGTGAAGGCAACGCGCCGAAGGCGACGCTGACGCAGGCGGTGTCGCGGGTCGAGACCGCGCGCGGGCTGACGCCCTACACCTCCACGCAGGAGAATGCGTGGCTGGTGCTGGCGGCGCGCGCGCTCGCCAAGGAGAACCTGTCGATGGAAGTCGACGGCCAGCCGGTCAAGACCGCGCTGTACCGCAGCTACAAGGCTGTGACGCTGGAGGGCAAGCCGCTGAAGATCACCAACACCGGCGATGCACCAGTGCAGGCGGTGATCTCGGTGTCGGGCTCGCCGGTGACGCCGGAGCCCGCGGCGTCGAACGGCTTCAAGATCGAGCGCAGTTTCTTCACGCTCGACGGCAAGCCCGCCGATATCAGCAAGGTCAAGCAGAACGACCGCTTCGCCGTGGTGCTCAAGATCACCGAGGCCAAGCCCGAGTACGGCCACATCATGGTGTCCGACTATCTGCCGGCGGGCCTCGAGATCGACAATCCAAAACTGGTGTCGTCGGGTGACAGCGGCACGCTGGGCTGGATCGAGGATGGCGAAGAGCCTGAGGATACCGAGTTCCGCGACGACCGCTTCACGGCGGCCGTCGACCGGGCCTCGGATTCCAAGGCGGTGTTCACGGTGGCCTATATCGTGCGTGTGGTCTCGCCCGGCAAATACGTGCTGCCGCAGGCCTACGTCGAGGACATGTACAATCCCTCGCGCTACGGCCGCACCGGGACCGGCACGGTCGAGGTGCGAGCGGCGAAGTGAGTGATGGCAAGATGAGCGGGAGAGAAAATTTGGATGGCCGGGATGAGCCCGGCCATGATGGAGCAAGGAGCAGGGGCCATCGCCTCCTCTCCGGCCTCGCGCTCACGCTCATCGTCGCCATCGTCGGCTTCGTCGCCTGGGCTTACTCCCTCGGTCCGCTGCCTTTCGATGAAGCCCGCCAAGTTTCCACCACCATCGTCGACCGCAACGGCAAGCTGCTGCGCGCCTATGCGATGGCGGACGGGCGCTGGCGGCTACCGGTCGAGACAAAAGCGAACGTCGATCCGACCTATCTGAAGCTGCTGCTCGCCTATGAGGACCAGCGCTTTTACGCACATGACGGCATCGACCCGCTGGCACTGGGGCGCGCTGCGTTTCAGCTCGCGACGAGGGGCCACATCGTCTCGGGCGGCTCGACCATCTCGATGCAGCTCGCGCGGCTGATGGAGCCGCGGCGGCAACGCTCGCTCTATGCAAAGCTGCGGCAGATGGTGCGTGCGATCGAGATCGAGCGCAGCTTGAGCAAGGAGCAGATTCTCGACCTGTATCTCGCGCTCGCGCCGTACGGCGGTAACCTCGAGGGCATTCGCGCCGCCTCGATCGCCTATCTCGGCAAGGAGCCGAAGCGGTTGTCGCTGGCTGAGGCCGCGTTGCTGGTCGCGCTGCCGCAATCGCCGGAGACCCGCAGGCTCGATCGCTATCCCGATGCGGCGCGCAAAGCGCGTGACCGCGTGCTCGACCGCATGGTCGAGGAGCAACAGATCAGCCTCGATGATGCCAAGCAGGCCAAAGCCGTTCCCGTGCCGAAACTGCGCAAGCCGATGCCGCTCCTGGCGCCGCACGCCTCCGATGCGGCGCTTGCGACGGTCAAGGACGCGCCCGTCATCAAGCTGACGCTCGATGCCAACCTCCAGAAGGTGCTGGAGCCGCTGGCGCGCGACCGTGCCATTGCGCTGGGACCGAACATCTCGGTCGGGATCATCGTCGTCGACAATGAGAGCGGCGACGTGCTCGCGCGCGTCGGCTCGGCGGATTATTTCGACGAGCGCCGGGCAGGGCAGGTCGACATGACCCGCGCCATCCGCTCGCCGGGCTCGACGCTGAAACCGTTCATCTACGGGCTCGCTTTCGAGGACGGCTTCGTTCATCCCGACAGTCTGATCGACGATCGGCCCGTGCGCTTCGGCTCCTACGCCCCGGAGAATTTCGACATGACGTTCCAGGGCACGGTGCCGGTAAAAAAGGCGCTGCAGCTGTCGCTGAACGTACCCGCGATCGTCCTGCTCGACCGCGTCGGCGCGAGCCGGCTGGCCTCTCGGCTTCGCCAGGCCGGTGGCAATCTCGTTCTGCCCAAAGACGAGGCGCCGGGACTAGCCATGGGCCTTGGCGGCGTCGGCGTGACGCTGCAGGACCTCGCCC of the Bradyrhizobium sp. WSM1417 genome contains:
- a CDS encoding alpha-2-macroglobulin is translated as MIGLVRAVTLCATLAFGLSVAQAADKAFKRDDLADSAIKLEAQIKGEAGPVAKSGASLRTDADAAFRRNDYRTGLSVLGQIAATTPEDAGNWLRLAKVIFQISPKSSSEQTFLLERASTAAYIAYQRAGNAGEEADALAVLGKSLSERKLWRPALDALRLSLDMREVADVRGQYEKMRDEHGFRLLDYTVDSDSASPRACFQFSEELAKRTDFAPYLALAGQDKPALSAEGKQLCVDGLKHGERYNINLRAGLPSTVKEGLPKSAEFNVYVRDRKPFVRFTSRAYVLPRTGQRGIPVVSVNTPAVNINVFRIGDRNLINTVVDSDFQKTLSKYQLSDLGGERGVKVWTGELATAMTLNQDVTTAFPVDQALGELQPGVYVMTAAAKGPGSDDDYQLATQWFIVSDLGVTVYSGNDGIHVFVNSLASTDPVGKAEVRLVARNNEILATRKTDDSGHLLFEAGLARGEGGLSPAMLTVTGEKADYAFLSLRSSAFDLSDRGVSGRAVPAGADAFVYAERGVYRSSETVYLTALLRDGQGNAVTGGPMTLVIERPDGVEYRRAMLADQGAGGRTLSVPLNSAVPTGTWRVRAFTDPKGSSVGETTFMVEDYVPDRIEFDLSAKDKLIKANAPVELKADGHFLYGAPASGLALEGDMLVAPASERPGFAGYQFGVADEETTSNERTPLENLPEADANGVATFPVTLDKQPASTRPQEAQIFVRMVETGGRAVERKIVLPVAPAAAMIGIKPLFGDKNVAEGDKAEFDVVFVSPEGERLRRDGLRYELLKMESRYQWYRQSNYWEYEPVKSTSRVSDGDVTVAADKPSRISLSPKPGRYRLDVKSNDADGPVTSVQFDVGWYSDGSADTPDLLETSVDKPQYASGDMMTVSVNVRSAGKLTVNVLGDRLLTTQTIDVKEGTAQVKLPVGKDWGTGAYVVATLRRPLDAAAQRMPGRAIGLKWFGIDKQTRTLQVKLTPPALIRPNGMLKIPVKLDGLNPGEDAKIVIAAVDVGILNLTNYKPPAPDDYYLGQRRLSAEIRDLYGQLIDGMSGTRGQIKSGGDAGAAELQGSPPAQKPLALYSGIVTVAADGTAEVSFDIPEFAGTARVMAVAWTATKLGRANTDIVIRDPVVLTTTLPRFLLNGDHGTVNLEIDNVEGQAGDYVINVKTGGPVKMTGNPATTVKLAAKQRNSFSLAIDATAAGQATLDVDIKGPNGLALARHYALDVKAATQVLARRSIRTLAKGESLTLTSDMFADLVPGTGSVSVSASLSTALDAATILKALDRYPYGCSEQITSRAMPLLYVNDLAAGAHLAMDTEVDQRIRDAIERLLARQGSNGSFGLWSAGGDDAWLDAYVTDFLTRAREKGFVVPDVLFKTALDRIRNSVVNGNEPEKDGGRDLAYGLYVLARNGAAPIGDLRYLADTKLSNLATPIAKSQLAAALALVGDRNRAERVYGAALDSLAPKPVLEFGRTDYGSQLRDAAALVSLASEGNAPKATLTQAVSRVETARGLTPYTSTQENAWLVLAARALAKENLSMEVDGQPVKTALYRSYKAVTLEGKPLKITNTGDAPVQAVISVSGSPVTPEPAASNGFKIERSFFTLDGKPADISKVKQNDRFAVVLKITEAKPEYGHIMVSDYLPAGLEIDNPKLVSSGDSGTLGWIEDGEEPEDTEFRDDRFTAAVDRASDSKAVFTVAYIVRVVSPGKYVLPQAYVEDMYNPSRYGRTGTGTVEVRAAK
- the pbpC gene encoding penicillin-binding protein 1C, which codes for MSGRENLDGRDEPGHDGARSRGHRLLSGLALTLIVAIVGFVAWAYSLGPLPFDEARQVSTTIVDRNGKLLRAYAMADGRWRLPVETKANVDPTYLKLLLAYEDQRFYAHDGIDPLALGRAAFQLATRGHIVSGGSTISMQLARLMEPRRQRSLYAKLRQMVRAIEIERSLSKEQILDLYLALAPYGGNLEGIRAASIAYLGKEPKRLSLAEAALLVALPQSPETRRLDRYPDAARKARDRVLDRMVEEQQISLDDAKQAKAVPVPKLRKPMPLLAPHASDAALATVKDAPVIKLTLDANLQKVLEPLARDRAIALGPNISVGIIVVDNESGDVLARVGSADYFDERRAGQVDMTRAIRSPGSTLKPFIYGLAFEDGFVHPDSLIDDRPVRFGSYAPENFDMTFQGTVPVKKALQLSLNVPAIVLLDRVGASRLASRLRQAGGNLVLPKDEAPGLAMGLGGVGVTLQDLAQLYAGFARLGTTRPLREIMSDRDDREPLRLLDQVAAWQVGNVLLGTPPPENAAHNRIAFKTGTSYGYRDAWSMGFDGRMTIGVWVGRPDGAPVPGLIGRVAAAPILFDAFARTGKTLLPLPKPPRGTLVASNAKLPLPLRRFRPVGDLVRTGGEQALHIQFPLNGSRIDVDRTGGEGDAAMPVKVAGGVLPMTVMVNGTAQGEIDGRRQRLIDPPGPGFARLTVIDATGAADTVVIRIQ